TGTAGTATCCCTCGACGAATCCCATCGTCGCCATGAGGCATTGGTTCGCAACGACACCGTCGAGCGCGCGCGCCAAGGGCGCGGAGCGTTTGCCGCGCAATGAGTGGCGCTGCCTGCATGGTGGGCTTTAAAACGCGCTCGGCGACAGAGCTCTTAGGCTACCGCGCGAGCTGATCCCGCTCGGGCCCGACGCAGACGAGCTCGACGGGAACGCCCATAAACCGCTGGAGCGTCTGGAGGTACGTGCCGGCGGCTCCCGGTAGATCGGCAATCCGGCGAACGCCGCGCACGTCCTCTGCCCAACCCTCCAAGTACTGCGTCTCGACGGAGCCGTCGGGTGCATACGCCGTCACGACGCCGATGCGCTCCATACCGGAGAGCACGTCGAGTTTCGTGAGCGCGACCGCGTCGACGCCGTTGACGCGCACGGCGTAGCGCGCCGCGACGGCATCGAACCACCCGCAGCGACGCGGGCGGCCCGTGACCGTTCCGAACTCGTGGCCGTGTTTTCTGAGATACTCCCCCTCACGATTCTCCAACTCGGACGGGAACGGCCCCGCGCCCACACGCGTGCAATAGGCCTTCGCGACGCCGATGACCCGCCCGACGGCTTTCGGTCCTATGCCAAGCCCGGTACAGGCTCCGCCCGCAATCGTACTCGAGCTGGTAACGTACGGATAGGTTCCGTAGACGACGTCGAGCATCGTTCCCTGCGCGCCCTCCGCGAGGATCCGAGCTCCGCGCTCGAGTCGCTCGTGGATATACGCCGCGCCGTCGACGACGTGCGACGCAAGCAGTTTCGCTTCGGGCGACGCCGCCTCATCGCAGAAGCGGCGCATCGTGACGCCGACGCGCGAAGCGCGGTCGGCGTACGCCGGGCCGATGCCGCGACCGGTCGTGCCGAGCGCCTGCGTCCCACGCTCGGCCTCGCGCCGAAGATCCGCCTCCACGTGCGCGGCAAGGACGACGTGCGCGCGATCCGAAATCGCGACGCGCTGGGGATCGACACCGAGCTTGCCGATCAGGGCAAACTCGTCGATCAGCGTCTGGGGATTGACGACACACCCGCCGCCGATGAAGAGCTCGGTGTGCGGCTGCAGAATCCCCGACGGCACGAGGCGCAGTGCGATCGTCTCCCCGCGAACGACCAACGAATGCCCCGCATTGTCGCCCCCGCCGAAGCGCGCGACGACGTCGTAGTCGCGCGCGTAGAAATCGACGACGCGCCCTTTACCTTCGTCACCCCACTGCACGCCGACGATGACATCGACGCTCACTCGGAGCGGAACTCCAAGTCCGACGTGACGCCCATCGGGATGAGCGGCCGTCCTTCGAACTGCGTCAAGATGAACTCCGAAAAGAGAGCGTTCGGCCAACCGAAGTCCTGGCGCGTGAATCGTGCCGGGTCGTTCACGTCGAACGACTCGTGCAAGAGATGGTCGCCGGGATCGCTTGCGAGCAGCTCGTTCAGAACATCTTCTTTCTCAGCCTGCGTCGTCGCGGTGATGCCTTGCATCACGAGCGCCAGCGGCCACACCCAGTTATCAGGCGTGTGAAAGCTCCCGATGCCGCGCGCGAACCGCCCTTGGTAGAACGACGGATTATCCTGCGAGAGCAAGAAGCGGCGCGTGTTGAGATAGTACTGATCGTCCGGCGTAGCGTATCCGAGATACGGCGCCGACAGCAGGCTTGGAATGTTCGCGTCGTCGGTCAGAATGGCGTGTCCCAAACCGTCGACCTCGTACGCGTACATGTACCCGTACTTCGGGACGAAGACCAACCCGTACGTTTGGATGCCGCGCTGCACCTCCGCACGCAACGCGAGCGCTTCATTGGCCTTGATGACGTTATGATAGACGCTGCGCTCGATCTCGGCCATGTCGCCGAGCGCGACCACCGCGAACATCTCCGAGGGAATAAGGAAGTTATAGTAGCACGCGTCGTCCGACGGACGGAAACCCGTCCAGATCATGCCCGTGTACGCTACGGGGCGTCCGGTACCGTTGAAGAGCTCCTTATGCGTGTAGCGGGAGTCGCGCGGATGATTCTGTTCGCGCTCCATCGTTACGAGCACCGCATCGAGCGCCTTGGCGAAATCCTGATTGAAGACCGTCGAGTCGCCGGTCGTTTTCCAATAACTCCACGCCAGCGTCATCGGGTACGAGAGGGAATCGAGCTCGAACTTTTGCTCCCAGACGCGGTAATCGAGCGTGAACGCATTGGCGTAGGGGTCGATTTGGATGTAGCGTACCATGCGCTCGATGAGCCCGCGTAAGAGCTGCCTGACTGCCGGATCCTGGCGCGCGAAGTAGAGGTACGGTCGCACTTGCGCGCTCGCATCCCGCAGCCATTCGGCGGGGATGTCTCCGGTAATGACGTAGGCAGTGCCGTCGGGTGCCGTTTGCGCGAGCTTCGCGGTATCGAGCAGCGTCGCACGAAGCATCGCTTGCAGATGCGGATTCGTGCTCGTATAGCTTTCCGCGAAATGCTGGATCGAGGGGAGATCGACCGGCGCGGCAGAGGCCGGCAGCGCCAAGCTCAGGCTCGCGGCAACGAGTACCCAGCGCAGGACGTTACGGCGCAAGCGCACCGTGAGCGTACAGCGCCGGAAGCTCGCGATAACGCCCCAGGTAGTCGAGACCGTAGCCGACCACGTAGACGTCCGGCGCGTCGAAGCCCTTGTACTCGATCGTCAGCTCGCCGATCCGGCGCTGCGGGCGGTCGAGGAGCACGCACAGCGCAAGCGATGCGGGCTGACGCGCGCGAAGCGTCTTCACCACGTATCCCATCGTGAGCCCGGTGTCGATCGTATCCTCGACGAGCACGACGTCACGCCCTTCCACCGAGTGCGCCATGTCTTTCTCGAAACGGATGCCTTGCTCGCCGCGAAATTTCGTCACGGCGATCACGTCGAACTCCGCGGGAATCGTCACCGCACGAGAGAGATCGGCGAGAAACGGCGCAGCGGCGTTGAGCACACCGACGAGCATCGGAACTCTACCGGCATAGTCACGCGAGATGCGCGCGCCCAAGTCCCGCACGCGGTCGGCGATGGCTTGCGCGTCGAAGAGCATCTCGCCGAGAGCGCTGCCGGTCTGCGGGACGGTCACCCGGCGCTCTTACGACACCCCGCATCATCTTTCCGCCCCGCAGGCAGACGCAAGAGCGCTCGCGTTCCCCCAAGCGGTGAGACGCCCAGGCGGAGCGTTCCACCCGCGCGTTCGGCGATCGTACGCGCGATGGTCAAGCCGAGACCGTGGCCGCGGATCTGCCCGCCAAAACCATTGCCGTCGTCGTCGACGGCGATGAGGACCGTATCGTCGGCCGCCGTACAAGAAAGCCGCACGGTGCCGTTTTTGCGGCCGTAACGAATCGCGTTCTCCACGAGATTGAGCACTGCGTGCATGCACGCGTCGGCGTCGATGCGCGCCGTTGCAGCGGCGCCGCTTATGTCTACCAACGTGGCGCCGCACCGGTGCGCGAGAGGCGCCAGCACGTCGATCGCGGCGCGCACGCATTCGCGAGCATCGCAGCTCTGTGCGACGAGAGCCGGCGGTGAGAGGTCGAGCAGCGAGAACTCGAGCATGCCGTCGACCATTCTGCCGAGACGCAACGCCTCGTGGCGCGCCGTTTCGAGAAAGCGGCGCACGCGCCCCGCATCCGCGTCACCGTCGAGTACGGTTTCCAGATACCCGCGAATCGAGGCAAGCGGCGTGCGCAGCTCGTGCCCCACTGCAGTCAAGAATGCATACCGCTCGCGCTCACGCGCACCCCGCTCCAGCGCGAGCGTCGCGGCGCGATCGACGGCGCGCGTATCTTCTGCGCGCTCCAGCGCCCACCAGCCGCTCTCCATGCGCCGGCCCGTTTGCCTGGCGATGCCGATTACGAGGCGCTCGAGCATGAGGCGGCAGTCGGCCGGGCTTGGCGTGCTCCCCGTGCGAGAACCCGCGAGGACCGCAACGTAGAACCGATCGCTGCCGCAGTCGTGCGCGAGGACGTCTTCTGCACGCACGATGCGCAGCGCCGCGGCACGGAACGCGACGGCGGTGCGACGCTCGAGCGCACGTGCCGCTCGCGTTCCCTTCTGCCACGCCGTCTCCGCAAACTCGGGCAAGCGCAATACGAGCAATGGGATTGCGTTGCTCGGCGCCGCACGAGCCGCCGCGCTCGTCAACGCGCGCACCGAGAACACCTTATGAACGATGGAACTTGTACCCGAAGCCATGCAGCGTTTCTACGATCGGCGGTAAGTGAAATGGCTCTTCGAGTTTTGCGCGCAGGCGGCGAACGTGCACGTCGACGGTGCGCTCGTCGCCGGCGAAGTCGAAACCCCAGGCCCGCGTTAACAGCCGTTCTCGCGAGAGGGCGACGCCCGCGTTCTGCGCGAGCACCGCAAGCAGCGCGTACTCGCGGGGTTTGAGCGTAACGGTGCGGCCGTCGACGCGCGCTTCTCGCGCGTGCTCGTCGATCTCGAGGCGTCCGAACCGCCAGACGCGTATCTCTGCGTGCGCCGTGCCGCTGCGTCGGAGCAGTGCCTTCACGCGCGCCACGAGCTCGCGCGGCGAGAACGGCTTGCAGACGTAATCGTCGGCTCCGAGCTCGAGGCCGACGACGCGGTCGATCTCGTCGCTTCGTGCCGTGAGGACGACGATCGGAACGCCGTGGCCCTCGCTGCGCAGCGTCCGCGCGACCTCGAAGCCGTCGAGCCCCGGCAGGCCGAGATCGAGGAGAAGCACGTCGGCAGACTCGCGGCCGGCGCGCAGGGCCGCATAGCCGTCCTCTACCCCAACGACGGCGTAGCCTTCGCGCTCGAAATGGTGCGCGACGAGCTCCCGGATCGATGCGTCGTCTTCGGCAACGACGATGTGCGAAGGAGGCACGTTATGGTACGGTACCCATCGTTGCCGGCGGGGAGACGCGATCCGTTCTAGCGTACTAGAGCGTTTCGAGCTCGACGCCCTGGAGCGGCCCGTGGTTTGTTGCGTGGTCGCGCAGTACCACATAGATGAGCGATGCCGGAAAGCCGAGGCGCTCGAGGCCCCTCGCAGCCAAAGGGTAGCTCACGACTGGGCGCTTGCGCAGATGCGCGGCAAGCGCGTCCTCACAGCGCGCGCGCTCGCCGGTCTCCATAGCTTGCACCGCATTCGCCGCGGCGTCCCGATCGATGCCCTTGCGAACGAGCTCACCCACGAGCCGCGCATCGCCGCACGCCTTACGCCTCCCCTCGACGTAGAGACGCGCGAAGAGACGATCGTCGAGCAGTCCGTCGCTTTTGCAGCGCGCGACCGCACCACGAATCGCCTCGTCGTCGTAGCCTTTGCGCGCGAGGCGCTGCCAGAGCTGCGCTTCAGTGAGGCGGCAGCGCGCGAGCAGGCGCAATGCCGCGGCAAAGGCTCGTTTGGACACCTCGGCCCTCCTTCGAGATTGTTACTCTTCGGTGGTGCCGACGGTCACGGTGGCGTGGCCGTTGCGCGAGACGTTCTTACCGAGCTGTTCGCGAATCTTCGCTTCGATCTCCACTGCAACAGCCGCGTTCTCTTCGAGGAATGCTTTGGCGTTCTCGCGGCCTTGCCCGATGCGCTGATCGCCATATGTGTACCACGAGCCGCTCTTGCCGACGACGTTTTGATCGAGCGCGACGTCGAGAATCGAGCCCATCTTCGAAATGCCGCGCCCGTACGTGATATCGAACTCGGCCTGCCGGAAGGGAGGCGCGATCTTGTTCTTCACGACCTTCACGCGAGTGCGCGAGCCGACGACCTCTTGACCGACCTTGATCTGCTCGAGCTTGCGTACGTCAAGCCGTATTGACGCGTAGAACTTCAGCGCGCGGCCACCCGAGGTCGTCTCGGGATTGCCGAACATGACGCCGACCTTCTCACGCAGCTGATTGATGAAGATCATCACCGTCTTGCTGCGGGAGATCGCGGCGGTGAGCTTGCGCAACGCCTGCGACATGAGCCGCGCCTGCAGACCGACGTGCGCGTCGCCCATGTCGCCCTCGAGCTCGGCTTTCGTCACGAGCGCAGCAACGGAGTCGATAACAACCACGTCGACCGCGTTGCTGCGCGTGAGCATCTCGGCGATCTCCAGCGCTTGCTCGCCGGTATCAGGCTGCGAGACGAGCAATCCCTCGAGATCGACGCCGAGCGCAGCGGCGTAGTTCGGATCGAGCGCGTGCTCGACGTCGACGAAGGCTGCGGTACCGCCGCTCTTCTGCGCCTCGGCGATGGCGTGGAGCGCGAGCGTGGTCTTGCCGCTCGATTCCGGGCCGTAGATTTCGACGATGCGTCCGCGCGGAAGGCCGCCGACGCCGAGTGCGAGGTCGAGTGCGATCGAGCCCGTGGGAACCACCTCGACTGCCATGCGTTCCTGGAAATCTCCCATGCGCATGATCGAGCCTTTGCCGAACTGCCGCTCGATCTGCGCGAGCGCGTTGGCAAGGGCGACCTGCCGTTCGTCTTGCGCCATCTCTATCTTTCACTCCATTTCTCTGCGTGATGTTTGTACGCACATCACGCTATCCGGCTGCGGTGCCAACTGTGTGGCTCTCTTTCTTCGGCACCACGTCTGAGGCGGCAGGTTTGTCCTTCGAGGATCGAACTCCTGTTCGCTCCATCCGCCTAGCCCAGGGGGCTCTCTTCGAAGAGGGCTTCGATGAAAGATCGAGGCTCGAATGGCTCGAGGTCCTCCAGGCTCTCCCCGACCCCGACCAACTTGATCGGGATCTCAAGCTCCTCGACGATCGCGACGAGGACGCCCCCCTTCGCGGTCGAGTCGAGCTTCGTGACGACGACGCCGGTCAGCGGGGTCGCCTCGTGAAAGAGCCGCGCCTGCGAGATCGCGTTCTGCCCGGTGGTCCCGTCGAGCACGAGCAACGTCTCCGCAGGTGGCGCTCCCAGCTCGCGCTCGATAATGCGGCGGATTTTCTTCAACTCTTCCATGAGGTTCGACTTCGTTTGCAGCCGGCCGGCCGTGTCGACGAGGATCGCGTCCATACCCCTGGCTTTGCCTGCTTTGATACCGTCGAACGCGACCGCGGCGGGGTCTGCGCCCTCGGCGCCGCGGACGAGCTCGCTGCCGGTCCGCTCCGCCCAGATTGCGAGCTGCTCGGCGGCGGCCGCGCGAAACGTATCGCCGGCGACCAGCATCACCCGTTTTCGGCGGTCGCGCAGGCGTTTTGCGAGCTTGCCGATCGTCGTCGTCTTGCCGCTGCCGTTGACGCCGACGACGAGAACCACTGCCGGCGGCCGGTCCAGATCGAGCTCGGTATGCCCTAGCGTGAGAAAGCGCTCCACGTCTTTGCGAAATCGCGCGACGGCCTGATCTCCCGTGGACCACGCTTCTTGCGTCGCGACCGTCTTGAGGCCGCGCACGATCTTCTCGGTCGTGGGCACGCCGAAGTCGGCGGCCACGAGCGTGTCTTCGAAATCCTCCCAAAACGCGGAGTCCAACGGCCTGGCTTCGCGACCCAATGCGCGAACGGCGGCGAAACCGTCGCGCGCACGCGTCAGCGTGGACTTTAGCCGGGAAAGGAAACTCATCGTCGCTGCGCTCTTGGACCGATAGGGGATTTCACCTCGCGGGTCGAGAGCTCGGGCGTGTAGGGCAATTGCAGCCGAATTGCGTATGCGGCAGGCATGACGACGATTGCTTCGCGCGCCTTTGCGGCGCTTGTCCTGACGGCGATGGCGTACGCTCTTCCCGCACGAGCTGCGATGGACTTCGGCGGCTTGAAGTACCGCGACATCGGACCCGCCATAGCCGGCGGCCGCACGACGACCGTCGTCGGTAGCGATGGCAACCCGAAGATCTACTATGCGGGCGGTGCCGGCGGCGGCGTCTTCAAGAGCGCCGACGGCGGCGTGAGCTGGGTGCCGGTGTTCGACAACGAGCCGGTGGCACCGATCGGCGCCATCGCTCTCGCACCGCACGATGCAAGCGACGTTTGGGTGGGCACGGGCGAAGCGAATCCGCGCAACGACGTCGAGCAGGGCGACGGAATCTGGCATTCGAGCAACGGCGGAACCACGTGGCGGCACATGGGGCTCGACGATGCCGGGTCGATCTCGGCGATCTCGATCGACCCCCGCAATCCGCGCCACGTCGCCGTCGCCGTTCTCGGGCAGATATTCCGCGACAGCACGATGCGCGGCATCTACGTCACGACGGACGGCGGCGCGCATTGGACGCGCACGCTCTACGTCAACGCGGGCGTCGGGGCATCCGACCTCGCGCGCGTGCCCGACAGTCCCAACACGCTCTTCGCCGGGATGTACTATCTGCGCCGCACGCCCTGGACGATGATCAGCGGCGGACCCGGCGGCGGGATTTTCCGCTCCGACGACAACGGCATGACGTGGCATAAGCTCGCGGGCCACGGGCTTCCCGGCGGGCCGGTCGGGCGCATCGGCCTAGCCGCGGGAACGCACGGGCGCATCTATGCGGACATGCAGTCGCGCGCGGGCGTACTATGGCGCTCCGATAACGGCGGCGCGACGTGGCGGCTGATGCCGCCCAGCCCGCTCGTTGGAGCGCGGCGCTTCTACTTCTCGCGCATCACCGTCGATCCGGCAAATAACGACCGCCTCATCAGCGTCGGACTCATCCTCTCCATGACGACGAACGGCGGCAAGACCTTCCACGCGATCTCCGAGAACGCGGGCTGGGACTACCATCAGGTTTGGTGGTCGCACGACGGTACGCGCGTCGCGGTCGGCAGCGACGAAGGTGCGATTCTTTCCAAGGACGGCGGCGACCGCTGGCTGCAGCCCTACGATCTTCCCTTCGCGCAGCCGTATCACGTGAGCTTCGACGACGAGATTCCGAACTATCACGTCTGCATCGGTTTGCAGGACGACAACTCGTGGTGCGGATGGGCGAACAGCCCGAGCGGCATCGGCGTGCTCAATCGCGATTGGTTCCAGTTTGCGCCCGGCGACGGCATGTGGGCGATGTTCGACCCGCTCGACCATCACGACATCTGGTCGACCTCAACGGCGAACGACACGGGGCAGGTCTATCTGTACAACACGCACACGCACCAGGTGAGCGAAGTCTCCCCCGACGCCGAGAGCAACGGCAGCCTGCCGGCCAGAGCGCTGCACTATCGCTTCAATTGGGATTCGCCGCTTGCGTTCACGCATAGCGGCGCCGCCCTCGTCGGAGGCAACGTCGTCTTCGAGAGCACCGATCGCGGGCAGCATTGGAGCGTCATCAGCCCGGATCTGACGCGGAACGATCGCGCGCATCAGGGTATTCCGGGCGGACCGGTCGACGCCGACATGTCCGGTGCCGAGACCGCCGACAACATCCTCGACATCGAGACGACGGCGCTCGATCCGTCACTGTATTGGGTAGGAACCGACGACGGGCTCGTGCAGCTCACACGCGATGCGGGATCAACGTGGACGAACGTCACGCCGCCGATCTTCCCACATTGGGGACGCGTCGCCACGGTATCGCCGGGAGCGTTCGACGCCGCAACGGCATTCGCGGCCGTGGACAATCACATGCTCGGAGATAACGGGCCGCATCTCTTCGAGACGACCGATTACGGCGCGCACTGGCGCTCCATCGACGGGAACATGCCGCACGATCTCTACGCGCGGGTCATCCGTCAAGATCCGGTCAACGCGCAGCTGCTCTACGCGGGCACGCAGCGCGGCATTTGGGCCTCATGGGACGGCGGCCGCCACTGGCAATCGCTGCGCCTGAACATGCCGGCCACGGCAATTTACGACCTTCACGTACAACCGACGGCAAACGATCTCGTCGTGGCTGCGCACGGACGCGGCGTGTGGATACTCGACGATATCGCCCCGCTCCAGCATCCCGCGAATCCGCAGCGTTTTACGCTCTTCCCGATTCGTACCACCTACCGCTGGTCCCCAATGCCGCCGATCAACGCGTTTCACGGGCAGCCGAGCAGTCAGTTCGTCGGGCCGAACGCAGAGTACGGCGCGCTCATCACCTACTCGCTTGCGCGCAAGACACGCCACGCGACGATCGAGATTCTCGATGCGAGCGGACGCGTCGTGCGGCACCTGAGCGGCAAGGACGCGCCGGGGAATCGCGGTCTCAATCGGGTTGCTTGGGACCTCGCGGAGGACGGACCGGTGAAGTGGCACGGAACCTTCAAGGATAACCAGGGGCCGGACGAAGGAGCCGACGTCGTGCCGGGAACCTTCATCGTGCGCGTGCGCGCGAACGGCACGACGCGCGAGCAGCAGGTCACCGTAAAGGAAGATCCGCGAGATGACCTGACAATCGCGCAGATTCAAGCGCATCACGACGTGCTTCGGCAGATCCTCGACGAGATCGGCGGCGTCGACACGATGCTCAACGGCATCGACCAGCGCTTGAAGCATGCGCCGCCCGCGCAGCGCGCGCGCCTGCTCGCGTTTCGCGCACGGCTCACGTACGATCCGCGCAATGTCGAAGATCTCAGCGGTCCGGCCGGACTGCGCGAGAAGCTCATGGATCTCTACGGGCGCATCGGGCAGTCGTACCAGCCGGCAACGCAACCCGAGATGGATCAGGCAACCGCGTACCACGCGCAATACGACGCCCTCGCCACGCGATGGAGAGCACTGAGGTAACGAGTTCGGGCGGGGATGCAGTGTATCTCAGGCTACGAGGAGGCTTGTTTGCGCGCGTACTTGCGCTTTGCGTTCGGGTCCTCGGGTCTGTAGCCGAGCTCCCGGCGAAGCTCTTGGAGGCGCTTGCGCAGATGGATGACGGCTTGCGCGTGAATCTGGGAGACGCGTGATTCCGAGACGCCGAGCACGCCCTTGATGTCCTTGAGCGTCTTGCCCTCAAAGTAGTAGAGACGGATCACGCGCCGCTCTTGCGACGGCAGGTCGTCGACGGCGGCGCTCAACTCCTCGCGGACCTCACGTTGCTCGATCTCGCCGACGATGTCTCCCGTATCGTCTCGCAGCGTATCTGCGAGCGGAATTTCGCGGCCCTTCTCTGTCGGTAGAAACTCCTCGAGCGACAACACCGAGCCGCCGCGCACGCGCTGGACGATGCGCGCAAGCTCCTTAACGTCGATCCCCATACGCTCGGCAAGCTCGTCGTCGGTCGGCGCACGGCCGAGGGCGGCTTCGAGCTCCTGGTGCGCGCGCTCGAGTTCCCGCGAGCGCTGGCGGACGGCGCGAGGGACCCAGTCGAGCGAGCGCAAGGCGTCGAGTATGGCGCCGTTGATGCGCGTGATCGCGTAGGTTTCGAACTTCACGCCACGGTCGTCGTCGTACTTTTCGATCGCGTCGAGCAAGCCGAGCACACCGTCGTTGATGAGGTCGTTCAGCTCGACGTTCGGCGGCAAGCTGACGGAGATACGCCCCGCGACATACTTCACGAGATGCAGATACTTATGGACGATCTCTTCTCGAGTGAGCTCGACGCCGCCGATTACGTAATGCACAGTCCGCAGAGTATCTCCGGTATCTCCGATAGCGGGGCGACGCGGTCGACAACGCCGGCAAGCGCCGCCGCTCGAGGCATACCGTAGACGACGCAGGTCGCTTCATCCTGCCCGATGACGTAGCCGCCGCTCTCTTTGAGATGCCGCAAGCCGTCCGCCCCGTCGCGCCCCATGCCGGTGAGCACGACGCCGATTCCCGCCGCGCCGTACGCCTGCGCGACCTCGGATGCGAGCGCGTCGACGCTGGGAACGTGCAACGAGCCTTCGTCGTCGTGCAGCCGAAGGCTGACGCGGCCGCCGCTATTCTGCAGGGCGAGCTGCCTGCCCGCCGGTACGATCGTGACACCACCTGGCTCGAGCACCGTGCCCTCCCGCCCCTCGCGCACGCGCAGCTTCGAAAGGCCGTCCAAACGCTTGGCGAGCGCAGGCGTGAAGCCGGCCGGCATGTGCTGGACCACGAGCACCGCCGCAGGAAAATCTCCGGGGAGCGCGGGGATGAGATGCGAGAGCGCTACGGGGCCTCCCGTCGAGGCGCCGATCGCCACACAGTGGAATGCGCTGCGCTTTCCTTCGACGCTCGAGCGCGTAACGCGTTTGATCGGCGGAGGAACCAGCACCTGGGCGCGGCCCGCACAACCCCGAACCTTCTCGACGAGGTCCAGAGCCACGTTCTCGATGTTTGCGTATGCAGCGTCGGGTTTCGCGACAAAATCGACCGCTCCGAGCTCGAGCGCCTTGAACGTGGTTTCGGCACCTGCACGCGTATGCGCGCTCACCATGATAATCGGCACGTGCGCTTGAGCGACGATGCGGCGCACCGCCTCAAGGCCGTCTACCTCCGGCATCGCAACGTCCATCGTCACGACGTCGGGGCGCAACGCGAACGTTTTTTCTACCGCCTCCTCGCCGTTACGTGCCGTGGCCACGACATGGATGTCGGCGTGCGCCTCCAGCATGGCCACGATCGCGCGCCGCATGAACGCCGAATCATCGGCAACGAGGACCTTAATGCGGTGCAGCATGCGTGCGACGATAGTAGACGGTTTCGCTCGTAACCACCGGCTCGTAGAGGTCGGTCGCGTGCATCAGCGACTCCGCGTGTCCCAAGAAGA
Above is a genomic segment from Candidatus Dormiibacterota bacterium containing:
- a CDS encoding chemotaxis response regulator protein-glutamate methylesterase, encoding MLHRIKVLVADDSAFMRRAIVAMLEAHADIHVVATARNGEEAVEKTFALRPDVVTMDVAMPEVDGLEAVRRIVAQAHVPIIMVSAHTRAGAETTFKALELGAVDFVAKPDAAYANIENVALDLVEKVRGCAGRAQVLVPPPIKRVTRSSVEGKRSAFHCVAIGASTGGPVALSHLIPALPGDFPAAVLVVQHMPAGFTPALAKRLDGLSKLRVREGREGTVLEPGGVTIVPAGRQLALQNSGGRVSLRLHDDEGSLHVPSVDALASEVAQAYGAAGIGVVLTGMGRDGADGLRHLKESGGYVIGQDEATCVVYGMPRAAALAGVVDRVAPLSEIPEILCGLCIT